The DNA region GGGGACCACCGCGACCCCCTCGCGGGCGCACGCCGTGCGCCCCTACGCGCCCAGACCCCGGGGTTCAGTCCCCCGCAGGTCGACCCACACGATCCGGAAGAGTGCCCAAACCCCCCAACGAAAGGAATCCCGTGAGCGCACCGCATCTGGCCGTCGTGGGCGGCGGCTACTGGGGCAAGAACCTCGTCCGCAACTTCCACGCCCTGGGGGCGCTTCGCCTGGTGTGCGACGCCGACCCGGCGCGGCTCGAGGGCTTTCGCCGCGACACCGGCGTGGAGACCTGCCTGAGCTTCGCCGACGTCCTGTCCCACCCCGACGTGCGGGCCGTTGCCGTGGCCACCCCCGCCGAGGCCCACGCCGCCATGGTGCGGGAGGCGCTGCTCGCGGGCAAGGACGTGTTCGTCGAGAAGCCGCTCGCCCTCACCCACGAGGCCGGGCGCGAGCTCGTGGACCTGGCCGCCCGCCGAGGGCGCATCCTCATGGTGGGGCACCTGCTCCACTACCACGGCGCCGTGCGGCGGCTCCAGGAGCTCGTGCGCGCCGGCGACCTCGGGCGGGTGCGCTACATCTACTCGAACCGCCTGAACCTGGGGAAGATCCGGCGCGAAGAGAACATCCTGTGGTCGTTTGCGCCCCACGACGTGAGCGTCATCCTGGCCCTGGCCCAGGAGGCCCCCGAGAGCCTGGCCTGCCAGGGGGGCGCCTACCTCCACGCCAAGATCGCCGACGTCACCGTCTCGTCCCTCTCCTTTGCCTCGGGGCTGCGGGCGCACATCTTCGTCTCCTGGCTCCACCCCTACAAGGAGCAGAAGCTCATCGTGGTGGGCGACCAGAAGATGGCGGTCTTCGACGACATGGAGCCCGTCGAGAAGCTCCGGCTCTACCCCCACGCCATCGAGTGGAAGGAGGGGCTCCCCGTGCCGGTCAAGGCCGCGGCCGAGGCGGTGGACTTCGACCGCGCCGAGCCCCTGCGGGAGGAGTGCCGCCACTTCCTCGAGTGCGTGGAGACCCGCGCCGTGCCGCGCACCGACGGCGAAGAGGGGCTGCGGGTTCTCAGGGTGCTCCAGTCCCTGCAGACGAGCCTCGACCGGGGCGGCGCCACCGTCACCCTGCGCCCGCCCGCGGCGCGAAACTACTTCGTCCACCCCACTGCGGTGGTCGACGAGCCCTCCGAGATCGGCGAAGGAACCCGGATCTGGCACTTTGTCCACGTGTCCGCTGGGTGTATCCTGGGCGAGGGGTGCAACCTGGGCCAGAACGTGTTCGTGGCCCCCAAGGTGCGCATCGGCAAGAACGCCAAGATCCAGAACAACGTGAGCATCTACGAGGGGGTCGAGCTCGGCGACGACGTCTTCTGCGGGCCGTCCATGGTCTTCACCAACGTGCTCAACCCCCGAAGCCACGTCTCCCGCAAGAACGAGTACCGCCCGACCCGGGTGGGCCGGGGCGCCACCTTCGGCGCCAACTGCACCGTGGTGTGCGGGCACGACGTGGGCGAGTACGCCTTCATCGGCGCGGGCGCCGTGGTGACGAAAGATGTGCCCGCCTACGCCCTCATGGTGGGAAACCCCGCCCGCCAGCTCGGCTGGATGTGCCAGTGCGGCGAGCGCCTCCCCGAAGGGCTCTCCTGCAGCGCCTGCGGCGCGCGGTACCGCCTGGAGGGGGAAAAGCTCGTGGGCGACCAAGCGTGAGGAGAGAGACGACCATGCAGCTCGAAGCCATGTACAAGAAGGGCCGATTGGAGTTCGTGTCTCCCGTGCGGTTCGTGCGAGAGCAGTTCCCGGTCCGGGTGGAGGTGCCGGAGGACGCTCTCGCCCCGGGGAAGGGGCCGCACGAGGCGGCGCTGGCAGGCGAGGGCGCGGGGGCTCCGAAACCTGCGTACGAGCTTTCGCCCGAGGCGCGGGCTCTTGCCGAGGCGATGACGGCGGAACTGGACGAGATCCGTCGAGCGCCAATACCACCGGATGAGGAGTTCCCGCCCCTAAGCCCAAAACAACTCGAGCGGATGGCTGCCTTCGCTCTTCGCGAGGATCGTTAGAGATGGACCTGCTGCTCGACGTCAACGTGGCAGTCGATATCTGCACCAAGCGGGAGCCATTCTTCACCTTGTCCCGGGATTCGGTTGCAGTCTGCCGTGCGAATGGGGGCAAGATCTGGTTGTACGCAGGCAGCGTGCAAACCCTCGAATACGTCGTCCGCGCGCAGTTGGTGGATCAGCACCTCAGTCGCGGCAAGCCCCTCAGCAGCAGTCAGTCCCTCTATCTGGCCCGAAGGCTCTTGCAGCGTTTCTGTCGGGGCAAGCACTGGTTGGCCGCGTTGGCTGGCGAGTGCCCGGTTTTCGAAAGCCCCGACCCCGAAGACGAGCAACTGGTCCGCGCACTGGGGCGTTTCGCGCCTGGTGCCGTCAAGCTGCTGACCCGCGATCGACAGCTCTGCGAACGGTATCCAGAGTTGACCATTACGCCGCACCAGTACCTGCAAACCCAGTTTCGTCCCAAGGGCATAGAGTTTGTCGACCTCAAGACCCAACAAGACGCGACGCGCCCCCACCTGGAGCAGCGAGTCCACCGGGTTCTCCACCACGGCCAGTACATCATGGGCCCCGAGGTGCGCGAGCTGGAGCAGAAGCTGGCCGCGTACGTCGGCGTCAAGCACGCCATCGGGTGCAGCTCGGGCACCGACGCCCTGCTCCTGCCCCTGCTCGCGCGGGGCATCGGCCCCGGCGACGCGGTCTTCACCACGCCCTTCACCTTCATCGCCACTGCCGAGGTGATCTCGCTCCTGGGCGCCACCCCGGTCTTCGTCGACATCGACCCCCTCACCTACAACATCGATCCCAAGCAGTTGGACAAGGCCATCCGCGCCGTCAAAGCCAACGCCCCGACCCTCCACCCCCTCCCAACCCGGAACCGGGAACCGGGAACCGGGAACGCGCCCCTCCCAACCGGGAACCGGGAACCGGGAACCGGGAAC from Thermodesulfobacteriota bacterium includes:
- a CDS encoding DegT/DnrJ/EryC1/StrS family aminotransferase; its protein translation is MDLLLDVNVAVDICTKREPFFTLSRDSVAVCRANGGKIWLYAGSVQTLEYVVRAQLVDQHLSRGKPLSSSQSLYLARRLLQRFCRGKHWLAALAGECPVFESPDPEDEQLVRALGRFAPGAVKLLTRDRQLCERYPELTITPHQYLQTQFRPKGIEFVDLKTQQDATRPHLEQRVHRVLHHGQYIMGPEVRELEQKLAAYVGVKHAIGCSSGTDALLLPLLARGIGPGDAVFTTPFTFIATAEVISLLGATPVFVDIDPLTYNIDPKQLDKAIRAVKANAPTLHPLPTRNREPGTGNAPLPTGNREPGTGN
- a CDS encoding Gfo/Idh/MocA family oxidoreductase yields the protein MSAPHLAVVGGGYWGKNLVRNFHALGALRLVCDADPARLEGFRRDTGVETCLSFADVLSHPDVRAVAVATPAEAHAAMVREALLAGKDVFVEKPLALTHEAGRELVDLAARRGRILMVGHLLHYHGAVRRLQELVRAGDLGRVRYIYSNRLNLGKIRREENILWSFAPHDVSVILALAQEAPESLACQGGAYLHAKIADVTVSSLSFASGLRAHIFVSWLHPYKEQKLIVVGDQKMAVFDDMEPVEKLRLYPHAIEWKEGLPVPVKAAAEAVDFDRAEPLREECRHFLECVETRAVPRTDGEEGLRVLRVLQSLQTSLDRGGATVTLRPPAARNYFVHPTAVVDEPSEIGEGTRIWHFVHVSAGCILGEGCNLGQNVFVAPKVRIGKNAKIQNNVSIYEGVELGDDVFCGPSMVFTNVLNPRSHVSRKNEYRPTRVGRGATFGANCTVVCGHDVGEYAFIGAGAVVTKDVPAYALMVGNPARQLGWMCQCGERLPEGLSCSACGARYRLEGEKLVGDQA